The following is a genomic window from Pararhizobium capsulatum DSM 1112.
CATACCGTATCGACGCAAGGCGCATTGACCTTCGTCTGTTGCAAGGGCCTGGGTTAGTTGATCTTTCTACCGGGTCGCAGGTCGTTGCCGATGCGCTGGCTGATCGTGGAGGGCTCGCTCAACGATATATAACCGAAGTCAAGAATGCTGGAAATAACAGCGCGACGCAAAGTATTGCCGTTCACAATGGCAAACTTTATCGCTCGCAGCAAAACAGAATTGCTGAAAACGCGTATGCCTACGACTCGATCGTTGATATCACCGAACTGGAACTTCCCTTCGGCGACGGCCGAAGTCGCTCCACAATCGATTACACCAGCGACGCCAACTCGCAGCTTCCAAATTACACGGTCGCGCTGAAAGGTCTCGGGCATGGCGACGGCATTGCCTTCCTCACGGAGGATGACCAGACATGGCTCTACGGACATTGCAGCGCCCCCGCCGGCTCGTCCGATCCGGAATCTGAGGCCAACGGCTATATAAAGTTTCCGTGGCATGGCGCGTCAACTGAAGTCGAGCCGACGGGCGCAAGATTTTATCGCAATCTCCAAGGGGTCGGTAATCCCAATTTCGGGATGTCGGTTGATGGTCGATGGCTGTTATTCGTCCAGCGGGATGTCGATGAGTTTGGTATAATTACCGCCGGGCGTAGCTCCGTGACAACATACCGGGTTGTCGTCCATAGTCGCGAGGCGATCGAAAGCGCGATTGACCATACGACGGTCCGTCCGTTTGCAAAATTTGTTGTCGTGCCGGACAAGCTGGCAGATGCAATCTACGCGCAAGCGGGGATTGCATCTGATGGTAAGTACATCTACGTCACCTTTAGCGGTGCCCGTGTGATTGGCCGGACTTGGCTCTACGTCTACACACTGACTGGCGAATTCGTAAAGTCTGTCTGCACATCCGGTATTCGCGCGGAAAATGCAGACGTCTACCTCAATGGCATAGGCGGTTGGCTACCGGCATTTTATGAAACCGAAGGTTTGGCCTTTCATAAAGATAAGCTTTTAACCGCCAGTCGATATTTGTTCGTCGAAGGATCGCCCGTCGTAAGTTGGAGGGGCTACAATTATGTCTACATAGGAAATATCCCGAGCGCTGAAAAGTTGCCAACAAATATAGCCTTTTGGGCTCCAACTATGTCTCCGGCGACGCACGGCAATTATAATGCTTCGACCGAATATAGACGCGGAACGGTACTATTCCACCACTATGTAACAGCTTATATAACCGGTGGAGTTTACGGTGATGAAGAATTTTCTATCGATGTAGACGCATACACCTACCCATATATAGAAAACTCTTTCAACGGCATGGCAACCTCACGGAGTGATTATTCAATCTGCTACAATCCTCTCAATACAGGATGGGTCGTTCCAACATACACGGCTCGAACAAACGGTGAGCATTATTTCTATAACGGCGAAAAATTGGCGAGCGGGGAACATTTTTCGATCCAAGGCGCCAAATTAAGCTTCAACGGATCGGATATTGCTTTACAGCACATCCAGGGTTTGGCCACGAGCGCCGCGCTTTTGCTGACCAACGAACTTAATACGACTCAGCCGAATTCAGCAATCCTATACGTTGGCAATTCGTCGCGAGGACTTCTTGCCGGGCCGGGTGCTGTGGTGACTTATGGGGATCTGTATCCGTCTGCTAACAATACATTTTCCTGCGGTCTCGCCACTCATCGGTGGACGGTGATCTCGGCAGAGACACCTGCAATAAGCACTTCCGACGAGACAATGGAGCGCTTTGGCGTGATTGAAGAGGCGGAACGGGCGGCGGCCTTGGAGATCAAGGCCAACATCCGAAAATACAAGTTGCTCGATTCTATCGAAAAGAAGGGTGAGGATAATGCACGTTGGCATTATGGCGTAGCCGCCCAACACGTCGATCTAATCATGCGGAATCATGGCCTTAATCCCCACGAGTACGCATTTTTTTGTTACGACGAGTGGGAAGCCACGTACGATGTATGGGACGAATGGCATAATGTTTATGACCAGAACGGCAAAATTATAACACCCGCAGGTCGTAAATTGGTAGCGCCGGCGCGTGCAGCGGGGTGTGTATATGGCATCCGCTATGAGGAACTGCTTTGTTTTATCCTCGCTGCCACGTAACTGGACATCTTCTGTAATGGGTCAATTGGTTTCCTTCTTGTTTCGTCGTCGTCAGCGGGTATCACGCTTCTGTTCGTGGTCACCGCGCCGGGTGCCACATTCTGGGCGATACGAAGGTGGGTCTGAATGCTGCCAGCTCTAAAACGCGATCGGATCTCGCGAGGTGTCCATCGCAGTCATCCTTGCCCACACGCTCTCCGCATTCTCACGACGACGTGATTGAGTTTTCAGCGTAGGATTGGCATTGGCTTGTCCGTGCAGAATTCGGTTCCGTCGCGCCACATGCGGTGTAGGATTACCGCAAGCTTGCGGGTTATCGACACTCTTCGTCAAACCCCGAAATGCAGAAAATACCTCCCGGAGGGCTCCAGCGTATAGCCCGGGCTCTTTGCTTCGCCGCATTTGTGCAAAGCCGAGCTTAAATCAGGAGTTTCAGGCGACAAGCTGCGGAGATTGAAAGCACGCCTCATCTCCCTTGATGGCGTGTTCAGTGAGGTGTTGTCGGACGCGGTCTGCTATCCATTCTCCAGCCCCTTCCGGATTGGATAGATCGCAGGCATATTCGTTCCTGAAGATGTACCAATATCGATGCAATTCAGCCTTTGACATTGGTAGCCTATCGACTTCGAATTGCCGCTGGAAATCTCCCTCCTTTTCGCAGGCGAAGCATGCATTCATATAGTCGGCGCGGCCGAAGACATAGACCGGTTTTTCGTGCAGCAGCGCTTCTGCGCCGACGCCCGAATTGATGATGCAGACCGCCTTGGATTTGGCGATCAGGTCGTGGATGTTTCCGCTCACCACCTGTAAGGCGCCACGGCCTTCCTGTTCCAGCAGGTAATGACCGATTTCGCCGGAGCGGCAAGCTGGATGGCGTTTCACTAGGACCTTCAGTTTTTTTTCGGCGCATGCTCTTATGACTTCATCTAGCATGGCGAAAGGGGTAGTGTACGCGAGGCTCTGCACAGCATCGCCCATTACTTGGAGGCCGACGAAGACGAAATCCTCGGGCAATTCTTCCTGTGCATCCACCTGCGTATATTTGGAAACGCGCGATCCAATGACCCTCTGGCGATCAAAATTAAAGAATTGATCGGCTTCGGACTGTTCAATTTGCCCGAGCGACAATTGATCGTACTTCGTTTCAGCAAAGAGTGACCATCCCGCGTATCCTTTCGCATCGAAGCTGAAGAGGGACCGGCGATCGGTTTCCTTATAGTGCAGGCCCAACCGGCCGTCCGAAATCGTATGATAAGAGAAGAAGGGCTTATCGTAGTTCAGGCTTCCATGGGTACGGACACGGCTTTTAACGATGTAGCCGACACCCGCTTCCTCCAGCGTTTTGACGATGGACTTCAAAGCAAAGCGGATATCTCCCCGAAAGCCTGGATAATCCAGCTTATTTGTCCGCGTTGAAGCGGCGGGCACTGTAACAATGACCTGACCGAATTGCGGGCGCTTTTTCCGCTTGCCTGCGCGTTCGTACATGTCCTGACGTGCCGCATCGATCACATGCATGATTGGTTCGAAGTCGGCGCGTGTTTCAAGGATCTCCTTGAGAACGGTATCTACCTTAAAGCCCAAGGCAGCTGCGTGGCGTGTAACTCGAATGGCGCCATCCAAATCAAAAATCGTCAGGCAACCCGAAACCGCGTCGCGCCAATGCCTTTTTATAAGCTTGCGTTTGCGCAAAATTCTTTCGATATCGTCGATAATGCGTGCAATCGCTACGGCAAAGAGATCATCACGGTGCGCGGTCTCAGCCGACCCGGCGGCGCTAACGGCAAAAGGGATGAGGATAGGCTTTGGCTCCCGAAGAAGAAAATCCGTGACTACCGTTGCTATCGATTCGTGATCCTGCATCCTATGAAAGATACCGCGCTTTTCCAACGCGATCTGTTTCCTCACCTGAAAACGGGGGGAATCTACGTCGAGTGCTGCCAATGCTGCGTCGAAATCGCCGTTAGCTTTGTGAATTGCAGCATCGACGAGTGCTCTAAGATCACCCGTAAGTTGCGGCGAGGCGGCAATTTCTGCTGATCGCTTCAGATGACCCGCGTTGACAATACCGGAGATATAACTCTGTACCATGTCGAACGGAGGCGAGTGCTGCTGAAGATAGCGCAGTATTAATTCCTCGGTCGATCGCAAGTCTCGCTTTTTTTGAGCGATAAGAATACGGCCGTCAAGAACGAGTTGACGGCAGCGGCGATGCGGCACGGCATCCAGCACTGTAGTTGCCACCGTGAGAAATCTATCTATAGAATCGATATGACGACCATTCCTAATCGAGTTCTCAATGTACCGTATCACCTGAAATAGCTCCGATGCGCCTGTTCTTTCGCGCAAAGGGTACGGAGGCTGTGCGACAACTGAGTGACAGCCTGACCCGCACCCGGTCTGCCAGCAACTGTATTATGGTTGGCACGACTTCTCGGAAGTGGCGCTGTCCGCGATGATCCTGTTCAGTCGAGGCTTTCTTTTGCGCTCCCAAAGCCGGTCTCAACTTGTCAGTCATTGCAGACATAGTACCGTGCGAGCCTTCGACTGAGCATCCGGATGTGGGCGATAAGCATCCACGCCTCAGCGGAGGCAATTGATTTCTCCCAGTCTTACGGTCTACGACGATATCGTCGCACATTGCTGCGATCCTTGGCGAAAGCTCGAAAGCCAACGCTGGCGCAACATGTCCATCGGACGCAGAGAATGGGCTAATGGGTTATGATCAGCGAGAGGCCGTATTAGACCCAGGCTAGGGGATCTGGAAGAAAAAGAACTCACAATTCTTTGCAGCTTTTCCGAAAGCAAAAGTGACTATAGATTTCTATTGCAGCGCAGACCCGACCGGACACCATACCCAACAGTCTCTGATGTCAAACCCGGGCTTGTTGTCAACCTTGAAGCTATCGAGACTTAGGCGCTCATATCGGATGTCTGGGAGCCCTTCAGGAGGAGAAGAGATATTCTGCAGGACCTTTGCCTTGACCTCGATATGGAGCTGCTCGGTAACGGCCTCGCCCATGCGATGCATTTGACTGTCACAGCAAGGGCACGCTTTCTGATCGTCGGGAAGGTCATATTCGACACGCTCGCGCGGCAGGTCTTCCGGCAAGGGTCTGCGTCCACGCTTCTTTCCCGCCGCGCCATCGAACACCGGCAGGCCTGTATCCGGCAGATCGACGACATGACCGTCGTCACGATCGCCTGCAGCCTCTTCGGCCTCGTTGAAGATGCGATCGATGTGCTTTTCGCTGCGGGGTGCAAAGCGATGCAGCCTTGCGAGCGCCAGTTCTTCTTCCAGCTTGACGACCCGCCGTGACAGCGCTTCCTTCTCCGCTTTGAGCGCAGCGATTTCGGCGGCACTTGCCGCCAATTGCGCCATCAGCTCTGCAACATCAGGTTCGCCGGTTCGGGTCATCCCAGTCTTGAATCTGAGCCGCGTCGCCGCGTCAACCGATCAATACGCTACCTCAGCCGGCGATCTGATATTGCCGCACGGGATGGCGCACCATCGCATCAATATCGATCCCGTCGAGAATCCAGTGCAGTTGCTCGGTCGTCAGTGTAACCACCGGCACCTCTCGGCGCGGCCATCGGAACTTGTCTTCCGTCAACCGCTTCAGGATCAGCACAAAGCCCGAGCGATCGAAGAACAGCAACTTTACCCGGTCACGCCGACGATTGCAGAAGGCAAAAACCGCAGGAGCAAACGGGTCCAGCGCCATCGTCTCCTGGACCAGGACCGCGAGGCTGTTGATGCCCGCGCGGAAATCAATCGGTTCGCGATGCAGGTAGACCTTGAGATCAGCGCCCAGTCTGAACATGACCCAACGCTCCGATTATCGCCGTCAATCCGCTGAGATCATTGCACTCCAGCGTC
Proteins encoded in this region:
- a CDS encoding tail fiber domain-containing protein, translating into MDRRSFLRASALIVGDSGVSHLITTDETYAATHAAVNAGFVFEHVHAFRRATIPDYVRIIRLSGYNSPGDGGGHEKVRIAKPDVVMNWHDQSADGAWWETVAEFSNPRLLGANGSDRTIDTAAITSEIRRGGRAILPAGTYRIDARRIDLRLLQGPGLVDLSTGSQVVADALADRGGLAQRYITEVKNAGNNSATQSIAVHNGKLYRSQQNRIAENAYAYDSIVDITELELPFGDGRSRSTIDYTSDANSQLPNYTVALKGLGHGDGIAFLTEDDQTWLYGHCSAPAGSSDPESEANGYIKFPWHGASTEVEPTGARFYRNLQGVGNPNFGMSVDGRWLLFVQRDVDEFGIITAGRSSVTTYRVVVHSREAIESAIDHTTVRPFAKFVVVPDKLADAIYAQAGIASDGKYIYVTFSGARVIGRTWLYVYTLTGEFVKSVCTSGIRAENADVYLNGIGGWLPAFYETEGLAFHKDKLLTASRYLFVEGSPVVSWRGYNYVYIGNIPSAEKLPTNIAFWAPTMSPATHGNYNASTEYRRGTVLFHHYVTAYITGGVYGDEEFSIDVDAYTYPYIENSFNGMATSRSDYSICYNPLNTGWVVPTYTARTNGEHYFYNGEKLASGEHFSIQGAKLSFNGSDIALQHIQGLATSAALLLTNELNTTQPNSAILYVGNSSRGLLAGPGAVVTYGDLYPSANNTFSCGLATHRWTVISAETPAISTSDETMERFGVIEEAERAAALEIKANIRKYKLLDSIEKKGEDNARWHYGVAAQHVDLIMRNHGLNPHEYAFFCYDEWEATYDVWDEWHNVYDQNGKIITPAGRKLVAPARAAGCVYGIRYEELLCFILAAT
- a CDS encoding capsular polysaccharide export protein, LipB/KpsS family, translating into MLDAVPHRRCRQLVLDGRILIAQKKRDLRSTEELILRYLQQHSPPFDMVQSYISGIVNAGHLKRSAEIAASPQLTGDLRALVDAAIHKANGDFDAALAALDVDSPRFQVRKQIALEKRGIFHRMQDHESIATVVTDFLLREPKPILIPFAVSAAGSAETAHRDDLFAVAIARIIDDIERILRKRKLIKRHWRDAVSGCLTIFDLDGAIRVTRHAAALGFKVDTVLKEILETRADFEPIMHVIDAARQDMYERAGKRKKRPQFGQVIVTVPAASTRTNKLDYPGFRGDIRFALKSIVKTLEEAGVGYIVKSRVRTHGSLNYDKPFFSYHTISDGRLGLHYKETDRRSLFSFDAKGYAGWSLFAETKYDQLSLGQIEQSEADQFFNFDRQRVIGSRVSKYTQVDAQEELPEDFVFVGLQVMGDAVQSLAYTTPFAMLDEVIRACAEKKLKVLVKRHPACRSGEIGHYLLEQEGRGALQVVSGNIHDLIAKSKAVCIINSGVGAEALLHEKPVYVFGRADYMNACFACEKEGDFQRQFEVDRLPMSKAELHRYWYIFRNEYACDLSNPEGAGEWIADRVRQHLTEHAIKGDEACFQSPQLVA
- the tnpB gene encoding IS66 family insertion sequence element accessory protein TnpB (TnpB, as the term is used for proteins encoded by IS66 family insertion elements, is considered an accessory protein, since TnpC, encoded by a neighboring gene, is a DDE family transposase.), yielding MFRLGADLKVYLHREPIDFRAGINSLAVLVQETMALDPFAPAVFAFCNRRRDRVKLLFFDRSGFVLILKRLTEDKFRWPRREVPVVTLTTEQLHWILDGIDIDAMVRHPVRQYQIAG